The window GTGTCTGCCCAGATGCGCCCATTTGAAGACGTACACCCGCAGTTACTCGAAGAATGGCAGAGATTGCAGCAAGCCAGAATCAAGAGAGAGTTCTTCGCCGGACTTTTGAAAAAATATGAAGTTGTCATGGATGAGAGCGTCAAATCACTGATTGGGCCTCTCCCGAAAACAGTTCAATGAAGTGCACACTTTTTGTTATTTTCTTTTTGCTGACAGCAACTGCGGCGATTGCTCATGAATTGCGTCCCGCCTATCTTGAACTTTACGAAGAAAAATCAGATGAATTCAGCGTATTATGGAAAACTCCGATGCGTGGAGACATGCGGCTTTCGTTGTCTCCCGAGTTTTCCGGTAAAACCGAAAATATAACACCACCGGTAACACGGATCACTAATGACGCGGCGGTTGCAACATGGCGGTTGAAAGCTATTGAACCGCTAAGAGGGCAATCAGTGCGCATTGACGGGCTTGAGAGAACAATGAACGATGCTCTCGTGCGGATGGAGTTTATGGACGGCAGCACTTGGGTTAAACGGCTTACATCCATGGAGCCGTCCGCAGTCATTCTTTCCGTTCAGAGTAGTTGGTTAGTTGCTTTAGAGTATTTGAAGCTCGGTATTGAACACATCCTGCTTGGCATTGACCATTTGCTCTTTGTTCTGGCGCTTCTCATCATTACCCGGGGGACAATGCGTCTGGTGAAAACCATTTCGGCTTTTACCGTGGCTCACAGCGTCACTCTCGGATTGACGACGATCGGTTTTGTACAAGTCCCATCGAAACCCGTGGAGGCCGTGATTGCGTTGAGCATTGTATTCGTTGCTGTTGAGATTATTTACTTTCAACGCGGAAAGGCAGGCGTCACGGTAACTGCACCCTGGGTCGTGGCCTTTAGCTTTGGCCTTTTGCATGGGTTTGGTTTCGCAGGCGCGTTAAGCGAAGTTGGCCTGCCGGCCGGACACATCCCGGCGGCTCTGTTATTTTTTAATATTGGAGTAGAAACGGGGCAGCTCCTTTTTGTCGCTGTCATCATGTCATTCCTGGTGGTATTGAAAAAATTAAATTTGTCAACACCGAGATGGGTAGTGTTAATGCAAGCGTACACCATCGGTAGCATTGCCATGTTCTGGGTTATTCAACGAATTTCAGCATTTTAATTACAAACAACACAAGGAGGAAAAAGATGAATAGCAAAACAGTCTGGACAATAATAATTACCAGTCTACTGATCTCCGGCCTTATGCAGACAGCGATAGCGCAAGATGCAGGTACTCAGGACAAAGCGTCGTTGCAGAAGGTATTTCCTGATAAACCGCGCTATTCACCTTACGCTGGTCGTTGCTACCCTACACGTCCATTTTTCGGCGATACACATCTGCACACCATGTTTTCAATGGATGCGGGTGCTGCTGGTGCACGACTCTCACCAAACGATGCGTACAGATTCGCCAAGGGAGAGGAGGTAATAGCCTCCTCACATCAGCCGGTAAAGCTGTCACGGCCCCTCGACTTTCTTGTTGTGGCTGACCACTCGGATGGCTTTGGATTTTTCCCGCAATTGATGAGCGGAGACCCGGAATTGCTGGCAACACCGCAGGGCAGGAAATGGTATAACCTTATCAATGCCGGCAAGGGTGCTGAAGCTACATTTGATATCATTCAAAGTTTCAGCGCTGGTAACCTGCCTGAGGGGTTTCCTTACCCTGGAACAAAGGCTTATAGTTCAGCCTGGCAGGAGACCATCAAGGCAGCGGATGCTCACAATGATCCGGGCAGTTTCACGGCCTTTATAGGGTATGAATGGACTTCGAATACAAAGGGCAATAATCTTCATCGCAATATCATCTTTCGTGGGGATGGTACAAAGGCCAGTCTCGTTGAGCCTTATACTACTCTCAAACCCCTCGGCAGCGACAACCCCGAGGATCTGTGGAAATGGATGGAGGTTACCGAAGAAAAAACGGGAAGTGATGTTCTTGCCATTGCTCACAACGGTAATCTGAGCAACGGTACAATGTTTCCCACAATCGAAGCTTTCGGAAAAAATCTTGATCGCCATTATGTGGAAACACGCGCCAGGTGGGAGAGACTCTATGAGGTTACCCAAATGAAGGGTGACGGAGAAACGCACCCATTTCTTTCACCCAATGATGAGTTCTCCAATTTTGAGCGTTGGGATAAGGCTAATCTCGCCGTTACCCAGGCCAAGTCGAACGACATGTTTGAGTTCGAATACGCACGCTCGGCGCTTAAAAACGGACTTAAAATTGGAGCTAAGTTCGGTACCAATCCCTACAAATTCGGTATGATCGGCAGCACTGATTCGCATACAGGACTCACTGCGGTTGAGGAGGAAAATTTCTTTGGCAAGGTCACCGTAAGCGAACCTAACCCCGGCCGTCTTTCAGGGACATTCATGACCAACCCTAAAATCGGGGTGACTATCAGGGACTGGGAAGTGTCATCCTCCGGCTATGCCGCAGTGTGGGCAACGGAAAACACACGAGAGGCAATCTTTGACGCCATGGAGCGTCGAGAAACATACGCCACGACCGGTCCTCGCATGATCGTGCGATTTTTCGGAGGATGGGAGTTCGAAGCAAAGGACGCGCACAACCGGTTGCCGGCTGCTATCGGCTACACCAAAGGTGTGCCTATGGGAGGGGATATTCAAAAAGCTGCCGCTGGTAAATCGCCTACATTTCTGGTTGCAGCACTTAAAGATCTTATTGGCGCGAATCTGGACCGTATCCAGATCATCAAAGGATGGTTGGATGCAAAGGGTGATGTGCAGGAAAAGATCTATGACGTCGTCTGGGGAGATGCGGACAAGCGTAAGCCGGATGAGGACGGCAAGCTGCCTCCAGTTGGAAGCACGGTGGATGTTGAAAATGCAACCTGGACCAACACCATTGGTGATCCGGAATTGATCACGGTGTGGAAGGATCCGGACTTCGATCCGTCCTTGAGGGCCTTCTACTATGCACGCGTCCTTGAAATTCCAACGCCACGCTGGACTGCTTACGACGCCAAACATTTTGGGACAGAACCTCTTCCAGAGACCACAATGACGCTTCAGGAGCGGGCCTATACTTCACCGATTTGGTATAATCCTTAATATCGACAAAATTTGGGAGACAGTGATTGGTACATTCCGTATTATGCCGATATGAATTCTGTGTGGCTCACCATTTTTCTATTATCTTAACCGCTGTTATCACCGCGACACAACAGAGATAATGAATCAGGAGTGAGTGATTTCTTAAATCAGTTCATTTTGGTGAACAGGTACGGTATATCTTAATAGCAGGCAGTATTCAGAAGTCAGAGAGAAACCGTTTCATATTTTTCGCTCATGTTTTCTTCAAGAATTATGCCTTTATCGCTAAGCACCATCCTGGCTCTATCTGAAAATTTCCCTGAGATACGTAATATAAATTGCTTGGCAGGATAATCCGGTGATTTCAATAACGCTAAAACCTCAGATACAAAAAGATCGGTCAGCTCCGTCCAGTATACATGATCCAGCGAATACGTAGCTACAATTGTCTGATCAGCGGTGTGACCTACGACAGATCTCTGGACAGGGATTAATTCCAAAAAAGGTTTTATATTTTTATGATAACTCATCATCATCTCGGCATTACGTTGTTGAATGAATGTATTTTCCTCATGCTGGGCCAAGATTGCCTGTTTGATGAACTGATCACGGTTTTTGACCCCGTTCATCTCCGCCAGCGCATGGACGATAATCGTCTTACAGGTGGGTGAATATTCAGGGTGGTTAAGAAACGTTTCGATGACAGAATCATCTGCGCCCATCTCTTTAAGTTTTTCTCTGTTAATATGTTGGAGGTCTTCGGGTGTATTGTCGCGCACTATTGTTTCGAGGTTCTCAAAAAAAGGGGTACGCACGATCATCATGCCTGCTGTGTCTTTAAGGGGATCGGTAACCAATGAAACTCCTGCTTTACCGGCAAACCCAGCCCATGAGATGCTGTTCAATTCCCTTTGGAGTACTCTGTTCGTAGAGTAGGGATCAACTCCCAATTGATATGCGTACTGGCGCTTAAGTTTTCCGAATCCTTCAAGCATGGCATTCAGCTCCTTTTCCTGATTTTCGCCATCACCCGTTGTCAGCTCACCAGAATGTGACAGAAATCTCCATCCTCCCTCAGGTAAGCCTGTTACAGTATCCGGGGCATGTAAAATCAGGTCATTTACTCCACGGTATGAACTCCTGCCTGCGTTTTCTAACGCAACAAAGAATGATTTTGTTTTTTTTATCTCACTTAAGATACGTATAGTCTTAATTTCATGGGCCATCTTTTGCACCATAGCCTGGCTGTGGGCCTCAAATCTGCCAAACGGAGAGATTATGTCGAAACTGTGAGTAAAGCCATGCGTTTTTGTATCTGCTGTTGTCGCTGTCTTTCCTCTTACCTGGTAATTTTCTCCGAATTGCAAATCTTCGGGTAATACATCACTTGCAATTAACGTCTCCGGAGATTCATAGGGAAATGTTAGGCTTTGACCGATAGAATCGGTCGTAAAATAAAGCAAAGATCCTGTAATGGCTACAAAACATATCATTGTTGCTAATGGATTGAAGGAACTCCGTAGCTTCAACTTGTTAGATTGTTTCATCTTTTTTATCCTCCCCTTCTTACTTTTTGTTGTAATACAGACGTAATAATTCGTTGTATAAACAGATTGGTGTAGAACCAAAATTTTAATGAATGATAATTGGTATATTTAAGCATATATGATATGCATTGTCTATGAAAGATATTAATACCAATTTGGTTTTCGGTTTTACCCGTTTCCGCCAGAATGAGTATCACCCGCCCGTACCGGTACGGGCGGGGGCTGGCGAACGGCTGACAGGCCGGGCTGGCTGTAAGCCAGATCTTGGTGAAGGTATCCCCGGACAAAAAGCGCCGAGAATTTTACTCGCTCAATTTTATATCGGATTTTACCTGTCTATGTGCGTTCCTTACGCACAGGCAGGCCAGAAAACATTATGAGATGAGTATATCTGGAGGCTAATGATAGTGGATGCGATCTTTCGAGGAGGAAAGAAGCATGGCAATCATGGCAATGCAGTGGTTTAAATGGTAACAGGGTTATAATCCATTATGAACATGCAACCTTATAGCCAGTGTTTATGGAAAAGATGTTAAAAATAGTGGTTTTGTACCTTGCGTTGTAACGGTGGTTTATGGTAGAAAAAACGGTATTTGTGAAGTACCTATTGTGGGAAGACTTGATAAAAGACTCATACAAAAAGGCGGTAGAAAATCATAAATCGTGATTTATAAATCTGAACATTTGAGGCTGGGTATCATAATGTCCAGCATAAACTTGTCCTTTATTAAGCAGCACATGTGAAGCAAAGAGGCTATGTAAAATGGAACTTGTGATAAATGGTATAAATATTTTGGCTTATATTTATGAGGAGATCTTCTGGCTTAAGGAAATCTTATTAATAGTACAATCATTTATTGTTGCTGCTTTCGTGTGGTGGTTTTCCACTTTAAAACAGAGATATACATTACTTCTCATCCTGTCAGCCTTTATCGGATGTGCTTGCGGTATCATAGGTGATTTGGAGTATTGGAATGATAATGACGTATTAAAGCATATTGCCCCCGTGTCTTTATACTTGATAGGAAATAATGATAAAAAACGAAGAAATGATATTCTCCTGTTCGCGTTTCTTTGTCCTTTCTTTGTTATTTCTTACGAACCCTACAGAAGTTACTTAATGGCAGCGTTATCCATACTATCACATGTGTTGATTTATTACTTCATTTTTATTGTCAGAAGAAGTATATGTTTTTCCATATGTATTGGTATCTTAATCGGATTGCTGTACAATTATATTGGCAGTAGTGCTTCCCCCGGCACGAATGATATTCTTGTAAATCCTGCGTTGATTACGCTGTATACAAAAGGTATTGATTATTACACGAAAAAGGATAACTATACACTGTTCTTACGGTATTTCTGGATAGTACTTTTGTGCTTTGCATATTTTGGAAATTGGATATTTTACTCTGTAAGTGATTATTATGACATGTTTCCATGTTTGTGGTAGGAATTGAAATACACATAAAATTCTTTATTAGATTTCAGTAGACCGGATGAGATTGTCTCGTATGATTAAATGTATGTTTCCGTTATTACACAGATAATTCCTGCAACTACGAAAGAGGTGGATGAAGAGTTGAAAAAGACGTATCTCGAATTCAATCCGGATTTTCCTGCAAAGGTTTTTGAGGGAATGGATGGTGTTTTTAACCTTTCCCTGGTAGCCTATTCACAGGATGAAGGAAACACATGGTTCTTTACCGGCGGAAACATAATGGGGTTACGTGTCGCACATATTAAACCTGATATTTTGGAAAAGATTCAAATACCTTTGCCCACGTTACTTTTTGGAGAAGGCGACGATACAATAAAATTGGTCAGGCAAAGGAAACGATGGGTTTCGAATATATCTGAAATGCCAACGGATGCAGGTGATGAAAGCATTATCTTTACCCTTGGAGAGAATACGATTGATGAGCAGCCGAATACGGCAGGCTTAGGGAGTTTGAATGATAACCTTGACCTGTACATATACCTTGAAGAGTATCCCGATCTACTGGGTGAAGTACGTGGAAATCCGGTCCAACCGGCTGCGGATAAGAATTTTGTTAAACCAGAGGGTAGACAGGAGACTTCAGGAAATGCATCTCAATCTGTATTCGTTACCAGAACTTCCAACATGTATCACAGACCTGACTGCCCTGGCTTAAAAGATGAGGATCTGCTTGAATTTGCGTCGTCCGGGGAAAAGCCCTTGAGGCTGGAGGTATGCCCTGTAATCGTTGTAAACCCTGATACAGGAGGTAACATGCTGGAGTCTTACAGGAATTACCAACTGCTTGAGCAACCGCCTCCTCAGTGTTACGCAAGGTGATATACTCATCTCATACTGGATTTCGGATAAAATCCGAGATAAAATTGAGTGAGTATACCTTCACCAAGATTTGGTTGCCGGTTTTACCGGAAACCAAATCGGTTTTAGTATAACAATTGTGTGACAGCACTGGATTTAATTCGCAAATCAAAAATCACAATTTTTTACCAACTGATCAAGGCGATTCTCTGAATAGCATATCAGCCTTAATTAGGTTGAAAATTTTTTTTATTATGATAGTATCGCAACTTTGAAAAATGGGTACTAATGGTCTCATTGTAAAGGTGAAGGTAACCTACTGATGATATATCGTACCATTGTAAAGAGGGTCCCTGTGGATTCAATGGAAGGGGGAACTTGAAGATGCACAGGATTGGGTCCTGTTTCGGCACTCTTGCCGTCAGTTTTTTAATTGTGCTGTGTCTATTCCTGCCTGCCTGTGGCAGATTTGGACCCAGACAAATACCAAGAGACAGCTTCAACTATAATGAGGCGATTGCACGTTCGTCTAATGAACAGATGTTAATCAACCTCGTACGCCTGCGATATCGTGAAGTGCCTGTGTTTCTTGCTGTTGGCTCGGTGCTTACCCAATATTTTTACGGCGGAGAGGCTTCTGTGAGCGCCTTTTTTGGCAAACCTACGAGTGCTGCGGCTAATGAGATTATAGGTGCAACGGGTCATACGGTTTACTTTGAGCGGCCTACTATTACCTACAGTCCTCTGGCCGGTCAGGAATTCACGCAACAACTGCTGACCCCACTTCCCCATGCATTGGTTTTTTCCCTCGTACAGTCCGGCTGGCCGCCGGAGCAACTGCTGATGATGAGCCTGGAACGAGTGAACCATCTGGAGAATATACCTTTCAGTACTGTGCCAACCGCAGAGAGCCTTGAAGGTCTTCGTACATTTAATCGTATGGTTCAAGTCATTATAGAATTGTCGAGACGCAGGTCTCTGGAAATGCAAAGCAACAATTCTGTGACTCCGAGCACCCGTTCCTTAGTCTTCAAACAGGTACAGGATAATGATACCCGGGCCCTGATCGATGAATGTAAAAGTATGCTTGGCCTTGACCCTGATCACTCCTCTTTTCGGGTAACAGGGAGATTGGTAGGGCGTAAACCGGATGAGGTCACCATAAGGGTAAGGTCGCTTTTAGCCCTGATGGGATTCCTCTCCCGTGGTATAGAGGTTCCTGCCGCACACATCGAGGAACAACGCGTCGAGGAGATGGTTTTTTCGGTTGACCCGGAACTTTGTTCACTGTTGTTTCCGTTGAGAATTCACTCCAGTGTTGAACGTCCCGCAGACGCCTTCGTCGCGGCGCGACATCATGATCACTGGTTTTATATCAGTCACTCCGATCATATGAGTAAACAGGCCTTTGGTCTGCTTACCTATCTTTTCCTCATGCAGGCTCCTCAGGCGCAGACATTGGGACCGATGATTACCGTTCCTACGTCTCAATGAAGATATGGTGTATTGATAAACTTCAAATTGAAATCACCCTTTGGTCTGGGGGTATCGATGCCGGCTTCCTTTATGGTGTCATGAACACCTAATGCTATCTCAGACATGGTTTGGAATATGTTGTCTGATACCCAGTAGTAAAGAGTAAAGTCGAGATAGTTATCGCCAAATCCGTTGAAGACCGCCATTGGTTCAGGACTTTTTAATACACCCTGATGTTCTCCGGCAACTTTACATAATAATTCGAGTACTTTGTGAGGATCATTTCCATATGCTACCTTGACAGGCAGTTTTATTCTCCGTCGGCGGTCAGACATGGTCCAGTTCGTAACTTGATTAGAGATTAAGTTTGCATTGGGAACGATGACGTCAGATCCGTCAAAGGTTTTTACCGTGCTGGAACGTATGCCGATATTCTCCACGTTGCCGACTATATTGTTTACCTCTACCGTATCACCAACCTCGATAGGCCGTTCAAAAATAATGATCAGGCCTGATACAAAATTTTCAATAATATTTCGCAGGCCAAAACCGAGACCGACACCCACCGCACCTGCAAGGAGTCCGAACTTCCCAAGATCAATACCGATGGCGGAGATGGCCAGGAATGCCCCGATTCCGATAATGGTGTATCGAACCATCAATGATATTGCTCCCGGAACACCTCTGGGAAGACTAAGTCGGGTGAATATCTCTGTTTCCAGAAAGGTACGTATCAGACGGGCCAGGATAAAGACGATTGCCAGGATGACGAAGAAACTGAAAATGGCGCCGACGGAAATCTCTGCCGTGCCCAGGGTCCATCTCCGTTCTGCGACTTTTACAATCCAGTTCCAGAATGGTTGGGATATCCCAAAAGTTCTGAAAATCATGCGTAACCAGAAAAAAAGAACGATGAGATGAATAACGGAAATAGTTCGTCGTTCCATTTGCCCGGCATACTTCTCTACGATATGAAAAGAGCGTGCACTACGTCTCCTGATAAGGAGAACAATAAATCCGTCGAGTACCCGGGTTATTACGTACATGGCAAATGTTACATAGAGGATGTTCATCATTCCTGAAGTCAATACATACGCTAAATAAGAGATTCCAATTATATTGATTACCAGAGAAACCAGCGAAATGAATAATATGAGAGAACTCATAATTATTGATAATGTATATGTTAAACGGGATTTTATCTGATACATCCGGCTTCCCGGTCTGAGCCACCATGCAAGGGGAGGAATTATTAAGATTGATATCAGTAAGAGCAGCAATCTCTGCATCAAGATATAATCTCCTACTATGTAGCCGGCAATATTAAGAAAACAGAGACCGGTCAGATAATAGATGGGCCTTTTCAGCTCATGGGCAAAGATTCCCGGTACTAACCGCAGGATTGGAAAAAGTACTAACAGGATTATTAATTCACCAAATGCTTCGGGTCTATCGGTATGTATCAAGCCACCAAAAAAAAGGGAGATCAGAAACGCAGTGGTGATGGGGTATGAGATAAAGAATGCTGAGGCCTTAATGTCCTCATCATTTCTATCAAACAGACGGTTATGTCTGTTCTGTTGATAAAAAAAGATCATTACTGCCAGGAACCCCGCAAAAATAGTTATATGGAGGATGCAACGCCATTTGCTGGTATCAAAATATTCCCTGTTCACCTGAATGAAATTTATACAGGATTCAAAAATCTGACTATCAAAACTTGGTATACCATCCAAGTCTGAAATTGTTTCCCAAATGGGCGGGCCGTCACGCACGAAGAGCTGCGTGCGTGAACGTGCTTCAGCATTGACTATAAGATCAATCAGTTTGGTAAT is drawn from Candidatus Scalindua sp. and contains these coding sequences:
- a CDS encoding DUF3604 domain-containing protein; this encodes MNSKTVWTIIITSLLISGLMQTAIAQDAGTQDKASLQKVFPDKPRYSPYAGRCYPTRPFFGDTHLHTMFSMDAGAAGARLSPNDAYRFAKGEEVIASSHQPVKLSRPLDFLVVADHSDGFGFFPQLMSGDPELLATPQGRKWYNLINAGKGAEATFDIIQSFSAGNLPEGFPYPGTKAYSSAWQETIKAADAHNDPGSFTAFIGYEWTSNTKGNNLHRNIIFRGDGTKASLVEPYTTLKPLGSDNPEDLWKWMEVTEEKTGSDVLAIAHNGNLSNGTMFPTIEAFGKNLDRHYVETRARWERLYEVTQMKGDGETHPFLSPNDEFSNFERWDKANLAVTQAKSNDMFEFEYARSALKNGLKIGAKFGTNPYKFGMIGSTDSHTGLTAVEEENFFGKVTVSEPNPGRLSGTFMTNPKIGVTIRDWEVSSSGYAAVWATENTREAIFDAMERRETYATTGPRMIVRFFGGWEFEAKDAHNRLPAAIGYTKGVPMGGDIQKAAAGKSPTFLVAALKDLIGANLDRIQIIKGWLDAKGDVQEKIYDVVWGDADKRKPDEDGKLPPVGSTVDVENATWTNTIGDPELITVWKDPDFDPSLRAFYYARVLEIPTPRWTAYDAKHFGTEPLPETTMTLQERAYTSPIWYNP
- a CDS encoding HupE/UreJ family protein — translated: MKCTLFVIFFLLTATAAIAHELRPAYLELYEEKSDEFSVLWKTPMRGDMRLSLSPEFSGKTENITPPVTRITNDAAVATWRLKAIEPLRGQSVRIDGLERTMNDALVRMEFMDGSTWVKRLTSMEPSAVILSVQSSWLVALEYLKLGIEHILLGIDHLLFVLALLIITRGTMRLVKTISAFTVAHSVTLGLTTIGFVQVPSKPVEAVIALSIVFVAVEIIYFQRGKAGVTVTAPWVVAFSFGLLHGFGFAGALSEVGLPAGHIPAALLFFNIGVETGQLLFVAVIMSFLVVLKKLNLSTPRWVVLMQAYTIGSIAMFWVIQRISAF
- a CDS encoding mechanosensitive ion channel, producing MKHCWVISIIFFLFFCSCSLPAQTLEQAAPQTDTKQETQEPEKPVPIPITKISNRAQETYLLLNKIKKDIEPITEILTIREELPLFLSSMNRVHSSWIYRSLNNLTKWKLQKLKQEWNMQLNKLKKWEETLEERSELLDEDSRQLDEMITLWQLTSDSAINNSAPEVIQERAKTTLDQIRETRTQITEHIKVLLTFQDQISEQGLEITKLIDLIVNAEARSRTQLFVRDGPPIWETISDLDGIPSFDSQIFESCINFIQVNREYFDTSKWRCILHITIFAGFLAVMIFFYQQNRHNRLFDRNDEDIKASAFFISYPITTAFLISLFFGGLIHTDRPEAFGELIILLVLFPILRLVPGIFAHELKRPIYYLTGLCFLNIAGYIVGDYILMQRLLLLLISILIIPPLAWWLRPGSRMYQIKSRLTYTLSIIMSSLILFISLVSLVINIIGISYLAYVLTSGMMNILYVTFAMYVITRVLDGFIVLLIRRRSARSFHIVEKYAGQMERRTISVIHLIVLFFWLRMIFRTFGISQPFWNWIVKVAERRWTLGTAEISVGAIFSFFVILAIVFILARLIRTFLETEIFTRLSLPRGVPGAISLMVRYTIIGIGAFLAISAIGIDLGKFGLLAGAVGVGLGFGLRNIIENFVSGLIIIFERPIEVGDTVEVNNIVGNVENIGIRSSTVKTFDGSDVIVPNANLISNQVTNWTMSDRRRRIKLPVKVAYGNDPHKVLELLCKVAGEHQGVLKSPEPMAVFNGFGDNYLDFTLYYWVSDNIFQTMSEIALGVHDTIKEAGIDTPRPKGDFNLKFINTPYLH